A region from the Tahibacter amnicola genome encodes:
- a CDS encoding FMN-dependent NADH-azoreductase encodes MKLLHLDSSPLGAYSVTRELSAAVVTRWLAANGPAEVTYRDLAADALPHWAPVAATGDAANSAEADRNEAVLQEFLAADVIVIGAPMYNFGVPSQLKAWIDRIAVAGRTFRYTAEGPLGLVNGKRVIVVSSRGGYYAGTANSSADFQESYLRQVLGFIGITHVEFVRAEGVGIGPDQRASAIAAAHATIAEQTLPLAA; translated from the coding sequence ATGAAACTCCTGCACCTGGATTCCAGCCCCCTTGGCGCCTACTCGGTGACGCGCGAACTGAGCGCCGCCGTCGTGACCCGCTGGCTCGCGGCCAATGGGCCGGCGGAAGTGACCTACCGCGACCTGGCAGCGGACGCATTGCCGCACTGGGCTCCCGTCGCGGCCACGGGCGATGCCGCCAATTCCGCCGAAGCCGACCGTAACGAAGCGGTGCTGCAGGAATTCCTGGCTGCGGACGTCATCGTGATCGGCGCGCCCATGTACAACTTCGGCGTGCCCAGCCAGCTCAAGGCCTGGATCGACCGCATCGCGGTAGCCGGCAGGACATTCCGCTACACCGCCGAGGGCCCGCTTGGCCTGGTGAATGGGAAGCGTGTGATCGTGGTGTCTTCGCGCGGCGGCTACTACGCCGGCACCGCCAACAGCAGCGCCGATTTCCAGGAAAGCTACCTGCGCCAGGTGCTGGGCTTCATCGGCATCACGCACGTCGAATTCGTTCGCGCCGAAGGCGTCGGCATCGGTCCTGACCAGCGCGCCTCGGCCATCGCCGCTGCGCACGCGACGATTGCCGAACAGACCCTGCCACTGGCGGCGTGA
- a CDS encoding LysR substrate-binding domain-containing protein, translated as MRDLNDLAYFVAVVDHGGFAAAGRALGMPKSRLSRRIAQLEEDLGVRLLQRSTRRFAVTDVGQEVVRHSRAMLAQAQAAEEAVDVQRAAPRGLVRLSCPVEPAQSILAPLLPEFLAAYPQVQLQMIVSNRRVDVIGEGIDVALRVRPQLDTDAELVIRTLGQKRGHLVASPGYLTKHGRPAHPSDLQGHASLSMIEHDAVQTWTLVGPDGETAKIDHEPRLRCGDFNVLLASALAGQGIVLLPEIVCAAELARGELERVVPLWRPPEGIFHIVYASRRGLLPSVRALIDFLVERVPPVVTERRRECDEREADLASPASA; from the coding sequence GTGCGCGACCTTAACGACCTCGCCTACTTCGTTGCCGTGGTGGATCACGGTGGATTCGCCGCCGCCGGACGCGCGCTGGGCATGCCCAAGTCGCGACTGAGCCGGCGCATTGCCCAGCTGGAAGAAGACCTCGGCGTGCGCCTGTTGCAGCGGTCGACACGGCGATTCGCGGTCACGGACGTGGGCCAGGAAGTCGTCCGCCACAGCCGCGCGATGCTGGCCCAGGCGCAGGCCGCGGAAGAGGCGGTGGACGTGCAGCGGGCCGCCCCGCGCGGCCTCGTGCGACTGAGCTGCCCGGTCGAGCCGGCGCAGAGCATCCTGGCGCCGTTGCTGCCCGAATTTCTCGCCGCCTATCCGCAGGTGCAATTGCAGATGATCGTGAGCAACCGGCGCGTGGATGTGATCGGCGAGGGAATCGACGTCGCGCTGCGCGTGCGTCCGCAACTGGATACCGACGCCGAGCTGGTCATCCGCACCTTGGGGCAAAAGCGCGGCCATCTGGTCGCCAGCCCCGGTTACCTGACGAAGCACGGGCGCCCGGCCCATCCCTCCGACCTGCAGGGCCACGCCAGCCTGAGCATGATCGAGCACGACGCGGTGCAAACCTGGACCCTGGTCGGACCCGATGGCGAAACGGCGAAGATCGACCACGAACCGAGGCTGCGTTGCGGCGATTTCAACGTATTGCTGGCGTCGGCCCTGGCGGGTCAGGGCATCGTGCTGCTGCCGGAGATCGTCTGCGCCGCCGAACTGGCGCGCGGCGAGCTGGAACGCGTGGTGCCGCTGTGGCGTCCGCCGGAAGGGATATTCCACATTGTCTACGCATCGCGGCGGGGCCTGCTGCCGTCGGTGCGGGCGCTGATCGACTTCCTGGTGGAGCGCGTGCCGCCGGTGGTGACCGAACGCCGGCGCGAATGCGACGAACGCGAGGCGGACCTCGCGTCACCGGCGTCCGCGTGA
- a CDS encoding DMT family transporter codes for MNRPSSAAEAALSAAVPLNARHGLALAAIAAVFFSAKAIIAKLLYRHGVDAVLVLTLRMVLAAPFFAAVAAWQFRHAPPLTRRDYALIGVLGLMGYYLSSFLDFLGLQYISAGLERLILFLTPSIVLLIAATVMRRRIERHQWLALVVAYLGIVLVFVQDLRLGGDGVWLGGALVFGSAVAYAIYLTGTGELVSRVGSTRLVAYAMCVSTGACVAQFLVLRPIEALAVSCEVYGLSLLNAVFCTVLPVFLTMAAVARVGAPAVSQTGMIGPVSTVFLGALILDEPVTGLQLAGSALVMGGMYLLSRGRR; via the coding sequence ATGAATCGTCCTTCCTCCGCGGCAGAGGCCGCCCTTTCAGCCGCCGTACCACTCAATGCCCGGCATGGTCTTGCGCTGGCCGCGATTGCCGCCGTCTTCTTCTCGGCCAAGGCCATCATTGCCAAGCTGCTGTACCGCCACGGCGTCGATGCGGTACTGGTGCTCACCCTGCGCATGGTGTTGGCCGCCCCCTTCTTCGCGGCTGTCGCGGCGTGGCAGTTCCGCCACGCGCCGCCGTTGACGCGCCGCGACTACGCCCTGATCGGCGTGCTCGGACTGATGGGCTATTACCTGTCGAGCTTTCTCGACTTCCTCGGCCTGCAATACATCAGCGCCGGCCTGGAACGCCTGATCCTGTTCCTGACCCCGTCCATCGTGCTGCTGATTGCCGCGACCGTGATGCGGCGACGCATCGAGCGCCACCAGTGGCTTGCACTGGTCGTTGCCTACCTGGGCATCGTGCTCGTCTTCGTGCAGGACCTGCGCCTGGGTGGCGACGGCGTCTGGCTGGGCGGCGCGCTGGTGTTCGGTTCCGCCGTCGCCTATGCGATCTATCTCACCGGCACGGGCGAGCTCGTCAGCCGCGTGGGTTCGACACGGCTGGTTGCCTACGCGATGTGCGTGTCCACCGGCGCCTGCGTCGCGCAGTTCCTCGTGCTGCGACCGATCGAAGCGCTCGCTGTTTCGTGCGAGGTGTACGGACTGTCGCTGCTCAATGCCGTGTTCTGCACCGTGCTGCCGGTGTTCCTGACGATGGCCGCCGTTGCGCGCGTGGGCGCGCCCGCCGTGTCGCAAACCGGCATGATCGGGCCGGTATCGACCGTATTCCTCGGCGCGTTGATCCTGGACGAACCCGTTACCGGACTGCAGCTGGCCGGCAGCGCGCTGGTGATGGGCGGCATGTACCTGCTGTCACGCGGACGCCGGTGA
- a CDS encoding MATE family efflux transporter — MKDLTQGSIRRHILEMAAPLAAGMMVQMLYFLVDLYFVARLGDAALAGVSTAGNIMFLILGLTTMLGAGTVALIAHAVGRKDPADANLIFNQSLVLAVICALVTLAVGYGFGGRYMHSVGADAATTARGIEYLLWYTPGLAMQFALVAMSSALRGTGIVKPAMVVQMLTVVLNIILAPVLIAGWGTGYAMGVAGAGLASSLAIAVGVIMLAVYFVKLEKYVHFSWALARPHLGTWKRLLLIGLPAGGEFALVFVYMGVIYWIIKQFGAAAQAGFGIGTRVMQAIFLPAMAIAFAVAPIAGQNFGARQIARVHETFRSAALLGAVVMLTLTLLAQWRPQWLISAFTTEADVTAVGVDFLRIISWNFVASGFVFTCSSLFQGLGNTLPSLLSTGTRLISFVLPAIWLSTQPGFRLEHVWYLSVATVALQAVVSYFMARDQLRRRAPLPA, encoded by the coding sequence GTGAAAGACCTGACTCAGGGGTCCATTCGTCGTCATATCCTGGAAATGGCTGCACCGCTGGCCGCCGGGATGATGGTGCAGATGCTGTATTTCCTGGTGGATCTGTATTTCGTCGCCCGCCTCGGCGACGCCGCACTCGCGGGCGTCAGCACGGCGGGCAACATCATGTTTCTCATCCTGGGCCTGACCACGATGCTCGGCGCGGGCACGGTCGCACTGATCGCGCATGCGGTGGGGCGTAAGGATCCCGCCGACGCCAATCTCATCTTCAACCAGTCCCTCGTGCTGGCGGTCATCTGCGCGCTCGTGACACTGGCCGTCGGCTATGGGTTCGGCGGACGCTACATGCACTCCGTCGGCGCCGATGCGGCGACCACGGCACGGGGTATCGAGTACCTGCTCTGGTATACGCCAGGACTGGCAATGCAGTTCGCATTGGTGGCAATGAGCTCGGCGCTGCGCGGCACGGGCATCGTAAAACCGGCAATGGTCGTACAGATGCTCACGGTCGTGCTGAACATCATCCTCGCGCCGGTGCTGATCGCCGGCTGGGGCACCGGATACGCCATGGGCGTGGCCGGCGCGGGCCTGGCCAGCTCGCTGGCGATCGCCGTCGGCGTGATCATGCTGGCCGTCTACTTCGTGAAACTGGAAAAGTACGTCCACTTCTCCTGGGCACTGGCGCGCCCGCACCTGGGAACCTGGAAGCGCCTGCTGTTGATAGGCCTGCCCGCCGGCGGCGAGTTTGCGCTCGTTTTCGTCTACATGGGCGTGATCTACTGGATCATCAAACAGTTCGGCGCCGCGGCCCAGGCCGGCTTCGGCATCGGCACGCGCGTGATGCAGGCGATCTTCCTGCCGGCCATGGCCATCGCCTTCGCGGTCGCGCCCATCGCCGGCCAGAATTTCGGCGCCCGCCAGATCGCCCGCGTGCACGAGACGTTCCGCTCAGCCGCCCTGCTCGGGGCCGTGGTCATGCTGACGCTGACGCTGCTGGCCCAGTGGCGCCCGCAATGGCTTATCAGCGCCTTCACCACCGAGGCCGACGTGACGGCGGTCGGCGTGGATTTCCTGCGCATCATTTCCTGGAATTTCGTGGCGTCGGGCTTTGTCTTCACCTGCTCGAGCCTGTTCCAGGGGCTGGGCAACACGTTGCCCTCATTGCTGAGCACCGGCACGCGCCTGATCAGTTTCGTGCTCCCGGCGATCTGGCTGTCCACGCAGCCGGGATTCCGCCTGGAGCACGTGTGGTACCTGTCTGTCGCCACGGTCGCCCTGCAGGCGGTCGTCAGCTACTTCATGGCGCGGGACCAGCTGCGCCGCCGCGCACCGCTGCCCGCCTGA